In one Grus americana isolate bGruAme1 chromosome 1, bGruAme1.mat, whole genome shotgun sequence genomic region, the following are encoded:
- the CREBL2 gene encoding cAMP-responsive element-binding protein-like 2 isoform X1 — MDDSKVVGGKVKKPGKRGRKPAKIDLKAKLERSRQSARECRARKKLRYQYLEELVSSRERAICALREELEMYKQWCMAMDQGKIPSEIKALLTGEEQGKAQQNSTKLAKAGKTEANCSNPW; from the exons ATGGATGACAGCAAG GTGGTTGGAGGCAAGGtaaagaaaccaggcaagcgaGGTCGTAAACCAGCCAAAATAGACTTGAAGGCAAAGCTTGAAAGAAGTCGTCAGAGTGCAAGAGAGTGCAGAGCCAGGAAGAAGCTGAGGTACCAGTACCTGGAAGAGCTGGTTTCAAGCAGAGAGCGAGCCATCTGTGCTCTCAGAGAAGAGCTTGAAATG TACAAGCAGTGGTGCATGGCGATGGACCAAGGGAAAATCCCCTCTGAAATAAAAGCCCTGCTAactggagaggagcagggcaaagcacagcagaactCAACCAAACTTGCCAAGGCTGGGAAGACAGAAGCAAACTGCAGCAATCCCT GGTGA
- the CREBL2 gene encoding cAMP-responsive element-binding protein-like 2 isoform X2: MDDSKVVGGKVKKPGKRGRKPAKIDLKAKLERSRQSARECRARKKLRYQYLEELVSSRERAICALREELEMYKQWCMAMDQGKIPSEIKALLTGEEQGKAQQNSTKLAKAGKTEANCSNP, from the exons ATGGATGACAGCAAG GTGGTTGGAGGCAAGGtaaagaaaccaggcaagcgaGGTCGTAAACCAGCCAAAATAGACTTGAAGGCAAAGCTTGAAAGAAGTCGTCAGAGTGCAAGAGAGTGCAGAGCCAGGAAGAAGCTGAGGTACCAGTACCTGGAAGAGCTGGTTTCAAGCAGAGAGCGAGCCATCTGTGCTCTCAGAGAAGAGCTTGAAATG TACAAGCAGTGGTGCATGGCGATGGACCAAGGGAAAATCCCCTCTGAAATAAAAGCCCTGCTAactggagaggagcagggcaaagcacagcagaactCAACCAAACTTGCCAAGGCTGGGAAGACAGAAGCAAACTGCAGCAATCCCT GA